Proteins encoded together in one Bacteroidota bacterium window:
- a CDS encoding Ni/Fe hydrogenase subunit alpha, whose protein sequence is MTKKITIEPVTRVEGHGKVTIHLDDNGNVTQSRLHIVEFRGFERFVQGRPYWEAPVLVQRLCGICPVSHHLAAAKALDVIVGAGTGDGLTPTGEKMRRLMHYGQTFQSHALHFFHLVSPDLLFGIDADPAIRNVIGVAMKFPELAVQGVMMRKFGQEVIRATAGKKIHGTGAIPGGINKHLTIAERDEFLKGADPLNIEKMIEWSIAALDLFKGYHKANAGLIDTFAAFPSSHLSLVRKDGALDLYHGVLRAVDANGKKILHDVDYQDYLKYIGEEVKSWSYMKFPYLLELGKEDGWYRVGPLARLNTCDFIPTPLAQKEFEIFRAYTSGKTNNMSMHMHWARLIELLHAAEMMKDLLNDPDLLKGDLVTKGTKQKEGVGLIEAPRGTLFHHYRINDNDQIEMANLIVSTTHNNKPMNEAVLKVAVAQMTGQKEITEPMMNACEVAIRAYDPCLSCATHAIGKMPLEVNLYDSKNNLIDKKRT, encoded by the coding sequence ATGACAAAAAAAATCACTATAGAACCCGTAACCAGAGTAGAAGGACATGGTAAAGTTACCATTCATCTGGATGATAACGGTAATGTGACCCAGAGTCGTTTACATATTGTTGAATTCAGGGGCTTTGAGCGTTTTGTTCAGGGTCGTCCTTACTGGGAGGCCCCGGTATTGGTGCAACGCCTTTGCGGTATTTGCCCTGTCAGTCACCATCTGGCAGCAGCCAAAGCACTCGACGTAATCGTTGGTGCAGGAACCGGTGATGGATTAACTCCAACAGGAGAAAAAATGAGAAGATTAATGCACTACGGACAAACTTTCCAATCACATGCATTGCATTTCTTTCATCTTGTATCTCCTGATTTGTTGTTCGGAATCGATGCTGATCCGGCAATCAGAAATGTTATAGGCGTAGCCATGAAATTCCCTGAACTAGCCGTTCAAGGAGTAATGATGCGTAAATTCGGACAAGAAGTTATCCGGGCTACAGCCGGTAAGAAAATTCACGGAACAGGTGCAATCCCAGGTGGTATAAACAAACATTTGACTATTGCCGAAAGAGATGAGTTCCTTAAAGGTGCAGATCCGTTGAATATTGAAAAAATGATTGAGTGGTCAATTGCAGCACTCGATCTTTTCAAGGGTTATCATAAAGCAAATGCAGGTTTAATTGATACTTTCGCAGCTTTCCCATCAAGCCATTTAAGCTTGGTTCGTAAAGATGGTGCCTTAGATCTTTATCATGGAGTGCTGAGAGCAGTGGATGCTAACGGTAAAAAAATCCTTCATGATGTAGATTATCAGGATTACCTGAAATACATTGGCGAAGAAGTGAAGAGTTGGAGCTATATGAAGTTCCCTTATCTGCTTGAATTAGGTAAAGAAGATGGTTGGTACAGAGTAGGGCCTTTAGCTCGTTTAAATACCTGTGATTTTATTCCAACTCCATTGGCTCAAAAAGAATTCGAAATATTCAGGGCCTACACCAGCGGTAAAACCAATAATATGTCGATGCACATGCATTGGGCACGATTAATTGAATTACTTCACGCTGCCGAAATGATGAAAGATCTGTTGAACGATCCGGATTTATTAAAAGGTGATTTGGTAACAAAAGGTACCAAACAAAAAGAAGGTGTTGGTTTGATCGAAGCTCCTCGTGGAACTTTATTCCATCATTACCGGATTAATGATAACGATCAGATTGAAATGGCAAACCTTATTGTTTCAACAACACATAACAATAAACCTATGAACGAAGCAGTTCTCAAAGTAGCTGTAGCTCAGATGACCGGTCAGAAGGAAATTACCGAGCCGATGATGAACGCTTGCGAAGTTGCAATCAGGGCATATGATCCATGTTTGAGTTGTGCGACCCATGCCATTGGTAAAATGCCACTTGAGGTCAATTTGTACGATTCGAAAAACAATTTGATCGATAAAAAAAGGACATAG
- a CDS encoding NADP oxidoreductase, translating into MSKPIVATTSLAGCFGCHMSLLDIDERILQLIDLVEFNKSPIDDIKTFTKQCDIGLIEGGCCNSENVHVLKEFRKNCKILVSVGECAIMGGLPALRNGIPVQECLEEAYLNGPTVGNNTTRILPNDDELPMILDRVYPCHEIVKIDYHLPGCPPRADLIWEALVALVTGGELNLPYEVVKFD; encoded by the coding sequence ATGAGTAAACCAATAGTTGCAACAACATCATTAGCAGGCTGCTTCGGCTGCCACATGTCACTTCTTGACATTGATGAAAGAATTCTTCAACTCATTGATTTGGTTGAATTTAATAAATCACCAATCGATGATATAAAAACGTTTACTAAGCAATGTGATATTGGATTGATTGAGGGTGGATGCTGTAATAGTGAAAACGTTCACGTACTTAAAGAATTCAGAAAAAATTGTAAAATTTTAGTATCAGTTGGCGAATGTGCCATCATGGGCGGATTACCGGCATTACGTAATGGTATCCCTGTTCAGGAATGCCTCGAAGAAGCATATCTGAACGGACCAACAGTTGGAAATAATACGACCCGTATTCTTCCAAATGATGATGAATTACCTATGATTTTGGATAGGGTATATCCTTGCCACGAAATCGTAAAAATCGATTATCATTTACCCGGTTGCCCCCCGCGTGCCGATCTGATTTGGGAAGCACTGGTTGCCCTTGTTACGGGTGGCGAACTGAATTTACCTTACGAAGTTGTTAAATTTGATTAA
- a CDS encoding sulfite exporter TauE/SafE family protein, which translates to MVIILKAVLGLMTSIFGFFYFKDVIKNRKTFTKKPWFGLFGTGFITNFFDTLGIGSFALQTAIFKFFKLVDDRIIPGTMNVGNTIPTVTQAFIFMTAVTVDTLTLVSMSLAAPVGAVLGAGIVSRLPRQKIQLGMGIGLMAVALIILAGLFDLMPIGGEAIGLTGWKLIFIIVMSFVFGALQTIGIGFYAPCMAMVYALGMHPLTAFPIMMTATAMLMAAGGSRFVKEGSYDRKTAIALTIAGVLGVFIAAYFVKSLPLIILKWVVCLVVLYTSIWMFRSAFKKSEEQIPVEIKS; encoded by the coding sequence ATGGTTATAATTCTTAAAGCCGTTCTCGGTTTAATGACGAGTATTTTTGGTTTTTTTTATTTCAAAGACGTTATAAAAAATAGAAAAACCTTTACCAAAAAACCCTGGTTTGGTCTCTTCGGCACAGGATTTATAACTAATTTTTTCGATACTCTTGGAATTGGAAGCTTTGCGCTGCAAACTGCTATTTTTAAGTTTTTCAAATTGGTCGATGATCGGATTATTCCGGGAACCATGAATGTAGGGAATACCATCCCGACCGTTACACAAGCTTTTATATTTATGACCGCAGTTACTGTTGATACCCTGACCTTGGTTTCAATGTCGCTTGCCGCTCCGGTTGGTGCGGTGCTGGGAGCAGGTATCGTATCCCGATTGCCCCGACAAAAAATACAATTGGGAATGGGTATTGGCTTAATGGCCGTTGCCCTTATCATTTTGGCAGGACTTTTTGATTTGATGCCCATTGGCGGAGAAGCCATTGGCCTTACCGGTTGGAAATTGATTTTTATAATTGTGATGAGTTTTGTGTTCGGGGCCCTTCAAACCATTGGGATAGGATTTTACGCACCCTGTATGGCTATGGTTTATGCACTTGGCATGCACCCATTAACTGCGTTCCCTATTATGATGACCGCAACGGCAATGTTAATGGCTGCAGGCGGATCAAGATTTGTTAAAGAAGGCTCCTACGATCGTAAAACAGCCATTGCTTTGACAATAGCTGGTGTTCTTGGTGTGTTTATAGCGGCCTATTTTGTAAAATCATTGCCTTTAATTATACTCAAATGGGTGGTTTGTTTAGTGGTTTTATATACTTCAATCTGGATGTTCCGATCGGCATTTAAAAAAAGTGAAGAACAGATTCCGGTAGAAATAAAGTCTTAG
- the hypF gene encoding carbamoyltransferase HypF, giving the protein MLEYNLFETYQIHIQGLVQGVGFRPYIYRQAHKFQLKGWVENSNDGVFIRVNIDPVKLGEFLSAIKNEAPTASDIFRINYQKIVTEEFSGFEIIKSRNKSDEITEVSPDIGVCSDCLADLKTQTHRINYPFINCTNCGPRFTIIKDLPYDREKTSMNPFVMCDQCRSEYMDVLDRRFHAQPVACKHCGPQYQLYLNGEIINDFNQIISNVCELLEKGDIVAIKGLGGYHLACDAQNEEAVQKLRNAKNRDGKPFAVMFRDISSLKKFTECDPVEEKLLTSWRNPILLLKDKNKLAPSVSVGFKTTGAMLPYMPFHYLLFQQLKLPVIVLTSGNITDEPIIIDNQDALEILGSIASAVLTYNRDIYNRTDDSVAFVSNNKSRLIRRSRSYVPSPVRLSFNAEGIFAAGAELVNCFCIGKSDQAILSQHIGDLKNLETLEFYSESVARFQQLFRFKPTLVVHDLHPDYLSTKYAKGLNLTHIGVQHHHAHIASCMAEHQLDEKVIGIAFDGVGLGDDGNIWGSEFLICDFEDYKRYSHFEFVPMPGGDNATKNPWRMAVSYLYKYYGKSFLDLNLTFLKKIPDFEVDLIIKMLDKNINCPLTSSAGRLFDAVAALTDICTQSSFHAEAPMRLEAAIDKKTSTAYDFEIGTPIKLENIIKGIVEDLQNGINKEVISAKFHNTIINIIFEVANKIRQTEGLNKVVLSGGSFQNRFLLERVENLLSDDGFEVFAQENIPANDGGLALGQLAIAAKRRALKLINVE; this is encoded by the coding sequence ATGCTGGAATATAACCTTTTTGAGACTTATCAAATTCATATTCAAGGTCTGGTTCAGGGAGTTGGCTTCCGTCCATATATCTATCGTCAGGCACATAAATTTCAATTGAAAGGCTGGGTCGAAAACAGTAATGACGGGGTGTTTATCAGAGTGAATATCGATCCTGTTAAACTTGGTGAATTTCTTTCTGCAATAAAAAATGAGGCTCCAACGGCTTCAGATATATTTAGAATCAATTATCAAAAAATTGTGACCGAAGAATTTTCCGGTTTTGAAATTATTAAGAGTCGAAATAAATCGGATGAAATAACGGAAGTCAGCCCAGACATTGGAGTTTGTAGCGATTGCCTGGCCGATTTAAAAACTCAAACTCATCGCATCAATTATCCTTTTATAAATTGCACCAATTGCGGCCCGCGTTTTACGATCATAAAGGACCTTCCTTATGATCGGGAAAAAACCAGCATGAACCCTTTTGTGATGTGCGATCAATGCCGATCAGAATATATGGATGTTTTGGATCGCCGTTTTCACGCTCAACCGGTTGCCTGCAAGCATTGTGGGCCTCAATATCAATTGTATTTAAATGGAGAAATCATAAACGATTTTAATCAGATTATTTCCAATGTTTGCGAGTTACTTGAAAAAGGGGATATTGTTGCCATTAAAGGGTTGGGAGGTTATCATCTGGCTTGCGATGCTCAAAATGAAGAAGCCGTGCAAAAACTTAGAAACGCAAAAAACAGAGATGGCAAACCTTTCGCTGTTATGTTTCGGGATATTTCAAGCTTGAAAAAATTTACGGAATGTGATCCTGTTGAGGAGAAACTTTTAACTTCCTGGCGAAATCCAATTTTACTTTTAAAAGACAAAAATAAATTAGCACCAAGTGTTAGTGTTGGTTTCAAAACCACCGGTGCTATGTTACCCTATATGCCTTTCCATTATCTGTTATTTCAGCAATTAAAATTACCTGTTATTGTTTTAACCAGTGGCAATATTACTGACGAACCCATCATCATTGATAATCAGGATGCATTAGAAATACTAGGATCTATCGCTTCGGCTGTATTAACTTATAATCGCGACATCTATAACCGTACCGACGATTCAGTTGCCTTTGTGAGCAATAATAAATCAAGGCTTATACGGAGATCTAGAAGCTATGTACCTAGTCCGGTTCGCTTATCTTTTAACGCGGAAGGGATCTTTGCAGCAGGCGCCGAATTAGTAAACTGCTTTTGCATTGGCAAATCCGATCAGGCCATTTTAAGTCAGCACATTGGTGATCTTAAGAATTTAGAAACGCTTGAATTTTACAGCGAATCAGTTGCACGATTTCAGCAATTGTTTAGGTTCAAACCAACATTGGTAGTTCATGATCTTCACCCTGATTATTTGTCAACTAAATATGCGAAAGGATTAAACCTAACTCATATAGGTGTTCAGCACCATCACGCTCATATTGCATCATGTATGGCAGAACATCAGCTTGATGAAAAAGTTATTGGAATTGCATTTGATGGTGTGGGATTGGGAGATGATGGAAATATTTGGGGCAGTGAATTTTTAATTTGTGATTTTGAAGATTACAAAAGATATTCACATTTCGAATTTGTACCGATGCCGGGTGGTGACAATGCCACAAAAAATCCTTGGCGGATGGCAGTTTCATATCTGTATAAATATTATGGCAAATCGTTTCTCGATTTAAATCTTACATTTTTAAAAAAGATTCCTGATTTTGAAGTTGATTTAATAATAAAAATGCTTGATAAAAATATCAATTGTCCTTTAACTTCCAGTGCCGGAAGACTTTTTGATGCCGTTGCGGCATTGACAGATATTTGTACTCAATCAAGCTTTCACGCGGAAGCTCCTATGAGGCTTGAAGCCGCGATCGACAAAAAGACATCAACAGCCTACGATTTCGAAATTGGTACACCTATAAAACTCGAAAATATTATAAAAGGCATTGTTGAGGATTTACAAAATGGGATAAACAAAGAAGTGATCTCCGCAAAATTCCATAATACCATAATTAATATTATTTTTGAGGTCGCTAATAAAATTAGGCAAACTGAAGGGTTAAATAAAGTAGTTTTATCGGGTGGAAGTTTTCAGAATAGATTTTTACTTGAAAGAGTCGAGAATTTATTATCAGATGATGGATTTGAAGTTTTTGCACAAGAAAATATTCCTGCAAATGATGGAGGACTAGCTTTAGGGCAACTAGCTATTGCAGCAAAAAGAAGAGCTTTGAAATTGATTAATGTTGAATGA
- a CDS encoding NAD(P)H-dependent oxidoreductase subunit E → MRTTVKNIIAKYNNDKARLMDILIDIQSQYGFIPEEAVEVVAEETVLSKVDVVQTLSFYHFLSQKPVGKYAVYLNNSVVANMKGRAEVAKAFEEEAGCKFGSVTSDGMIGLHNTACIGMSDQEPAAIINDVIFTNLTPLMVKEIVQKMKKGVAAKDMIRLKGEGQNGSALINSMVFNNIRKSGPVIFAPYDDGSSVKKIIKMTPKEVIEEIKKSHLRGRGGAGFPTGLKWDFCTKTPGPRYILCNADEGEPGTFKERVILTEVPKLLFEGMTIAAYAIDAKEGILYLRAEYKYLNAYLENALQEMRDANQLGKNIAGKEGFDFDIRIQFGAGAYVCGEESALIESAEGKRGEPRNRPPFPVQKGYLDKPTVINNVETLCTVVKIINHGAEWFTTMGSRESNGTKLLSVSGDCEFPGVYAIEWGLRVRDLLEMAGTENVQAVQIGGPSGVCIGPKDFKRTISFEDIPTGGSIMIIGKDRNLLKDVVLNFTDFFIDESCGSCVPCRAFTVLMRNTLRKIIDGKGVKSDLDNLVDWGNKMKIANRCGLGQTAAQPILSTIENFREKYLELLQEDTKYELGFDMEKAVAASCAYVDRVPNL, encoded by the coding sequence ATGAGAACTACTGTAAAAAACATTATTGCAAAATACAATAATGATAAAGCCAGGCTGATGGATATTCTGATTGATATTCAAAGCCAATATGGTTTTATACCTGAAGAAGCTGTTGAGGTTGTGGCAGAGGAAACCGTCCTATCAAAGGTTGATGTTGTTCAAACATTAAGCTTTTATCATTTTCTTTCACAGAAACCGGTCGGTAAGTATGCTGTTTATTTGAATAACAGTGTGGTTGCTAATATGAAAGGACGTGCTGAAGTTGCAAAGGCATTTGAAGAAGAAGCCGGATGCAAATTTGGAAGCGTTACTTCTGATGGAATGATCGGACTTCATAATACAGCATGTATCGGTATGAGTGACCAGGAACCTGCTGCCATTATCAATGACGTCATTTTTACCAATCTGACTCCGCTCATGGTAAAAGAGATAGTTCAAAAGATGAAAAAAGGAGTAGCTGCAAAGGACATGATTAGGCTTAAAGGTGAGGGTCAAAACGGTTCGGCACTTATTAATTCGATGGTATTTAATAATATCCGTAAATCAGGCCCGGTTATTTTTGCACCTTACGATGATGGATCATCAGTAAAAAAAATAATAAAAATGACCCCAAAAGAGGTTATTGAGGAAATAAAAAAATCTCATTTGAGAGGTAGAGGAGGAGCTGGTTTCCCAACAGGTTTAAAATGGGATTTCTGTACAAAAACACCCGGCCCACGATACATTTTATGTAATGCAGATGAAGGCGAACCCGGAACTTTTAAAGAAAGAGTTATCCTGACGGAGGTTCCTAAACTATTGTTCGAAGGAATGACAATTGCTGCTTATGCCATTGATGCAAAAGAAGGCATTTTGTACCTGAGGGCAGAGTATAAATACTTGAATGCATATCTTGAAAATGCACTTCAGGAAATGCGTGATGCAAATCAACTTGGCAAAAATATTGCCGGAAAAGAAGGTTTTGATTTTGATATTCGTATTCAATTTGGTGCAGGTGCCTATGTTTGCGGTGAAGAATCAGCATTGATCGAATCAGCAGAAGGTAAAAGAGGTGAACCTCGAAATCGTCCGCCATTCCCTGTACAAAAAGGTTATCTTGATAAACCAACCGTAATCAATAATGTTGAAACCCTTTGTACGGTCGTTAAAATTATTAATCATGGTGCTGAGTGGTTTACTACCATGGGTTCACGTGAAAGTAACGGAACAAAATTATTAAGCGTATCCGGCGATTGTGAATTCCCGGGTGTTTATGCCATTGAATGGGGATTGCGGGTAAGAGATTTATTGGAGATGGCAGGTACCGAAAATGTTCAGGCAGTTCAAATTGGTGGACCATCGGGCGTTTGTATCGGACCTAAAGATTTCAAACGGACCATTTCTTTTGAAGATATCCCAACAGGTGGATCCATCATGATTATCGGTAAAGACCGCAACTTACTTAAAGATGTTGTTTTAAATTTTACCGATTTCTTCATCGATGAATCATGCGGTTCATGTGTTCCTTGCAGAGCTTTTACAGTTTTAATGAGAAATACATTGAGAAAAATTATTGACGGCAAAGGTGTAAAGTCCGATCTGGACAATTTGGTTGATTGGGGAAATAAAATGAAGATTGCAAACCGTTGTGGTTTAGGCCAAACAGCCGCCCAACCAATCCTGAGTACAATTGAAAATTTCCGTGAGAAATATTTAGAACTTCTTCAGGAAGACACCAAATACGAATTAGGCTTTGATATGGAAAAAGCAGTAGCTGCTTCTTGTGCATATGTTGACAGGGTTCCAAATCTTTAA
- a CDS encoding APC family permease, protein MEENEGLKREIGVWGLVSNSINIIVGAGIFLIPVIVFERLGTGSILAFIICGILMMLIMLSFAEIGTRITKTGGAYSYIEEAFGKYAGFLTTNIFIFGASVMANAAVANGLADTLAYFFPIFTIQWVRILLFFLIFSGLAYLNVKGISKAMSLVKFVTIAKLSPLILIILFGWIYMKPANLAWTFTPTLSDVGEMSLILIFAFVGAETALNVGGEIKNPQKTIPKGIILSILAVVLLYTSIQITAQGILGNELLDFRSAPLAEVAMRMIGPIGATIVIIGASFSMFGNLSGMTLNMPRVLYAAARDKVVPIKSLAHIHSKYATPNVSIIVYAAMGFIFAVTGEFKELAILSSVSYLVIYLGVVLAVIKFRHTSGTRSIDTYLTPGGYIIPAISVIVIIWLFTNLAWAEVKAMLIFIGILSIIYLLVQLFKKNSVVSSRHI, encoded by the coding sequence ATGGAAGAGAATGAAGGCTTGAAGAGAGAAATCGGAGTATGGGGGCTGGTTTCCAATTCAATCAATATAATTGTTGGTGCAGGGATTTTTTTAATCCCTGTTATTGTTTTTGAACGATTAGGTACAGGAAGCATTTTAGCATTTATAATTTGTGGTATCCTGATGATGCTTATCATGTTAAGTTTTGCGGAAATTGGCACCAGGATCACCAAAACAGGCGGGGCTTATTCTTATATCGAAGAAGCATTTGGTAAGTATGCAGGATTCCTCACCACCAATATTTTCATCTTTGGGGCATCTGTTATGGCTAATGCGGCAGTGGCAAATGGATTGGCCGACACACTGGCTTATTTTTTCCCGATTTTTACGATACAATGGGTTAGGATACTTCTCTTTTTTTTAATATTCAGCGGATTGGCCTATTTGAATGTAAAAGGGATCAGTAAAGCCATGTCCTTGGTTAAATTTGTGACCATTGCCAAATTAAGCCCCCTTATCTTGATAATACTGTTTGGTTGGATTTATATGAAACCTGCTAATCTGGCCTGGACTTTCACCCCTACTCTATCAGATGTTGGTGAAATGTCGTTGATATTAATTTTTGCTTTTGTAGGTGCTGAAACTGCCTTGAATGTGGGTGGCGAAATAAAGAACCCACAAAAAACCATTCCAAAAGGAATCATCCTAAGTATTTTAGCTGTTGTATTACTTTATACCAGCATTCAAATTACTGCCCAAGGTATTCTGGGGAACGAGTTACTTGATTTCAGAAGTGCTCCACTGGCTGAAGTTGCAATGCGAATGATTGGCCCGATTGGTGCAACAATCGTGATCATTGGGGCTTCATTCTCCATGTTCGGCAACCTGAGCGGGATGACCTTAAATATGCCACGTGTATTGTATGCCGCTGCCCGCGACAAGGTGGTCCCTATAAAATCACTTGCTCACATCCATTCTAAATATGCCACCCCTAATGTATCAATAATCGTTTATGCAGCAATGGGTTTCATCTTTGCAGTCACAGGAGAATTTAAAGAATTGGCCATTTTATCGAGTGTTTCTTATTTAGTGATTTATCTTGGTGTCGTATTAGCTGTAATTAAATTCAGACACACTAGTGGTACCCGATCAATAGATACATATCTCACACCGGGAGGATACATCATTCCTGCAATCTCTGTAATCGTTATCATTTGGCTCTTTACCAATCTGGCTTGGGCAGAGGTGAAGGCAATGCTTATTTTTATTGGGATATTAAGTATTATTTATTTGCTTGTTCAATTGTTTAAGAAGAATTCAGTAGTTAGTAGTCGACATATATAG
- a CDS encoding arylesterase, which produces MAKVKIVCIGDSLTEGYQIPAGSCWPNLLNQKSAYEVINSGICGDTTGGMLARFHEMVIVHKPNYVIILGGTNDIWFNIHDHQIISNILAMTRLARHYKIQSIIGIPTPFYLPQADEGSHFFMDLKGMYLRLREYIQTLKRFALDDNQPIIDFSLNMHAGLFLEDGLHPNKEGHQIMAINAKESLSGILLKQ; this is translated from the coding sequence ATGGCCAAAGTAAAAATAGTTTGCATCGGCGATAGTTTAACCGAAGGATACCAGATTCCGGCAGGAAGTTGCTGGCCAAACTTATTGAATCAGAAATCAGCTTACGAAGTTATTAATTCGGGCATTTGTGGTGATACAACAGGTGGTATGCTCGCACGATTTCATGAAATGGTGATCGTGCACAAACCAAATTATGTAATCATTTTGGGAGGGACGAATGATATCTGGTTTAACATTCATGATCATCAGATTATTAGCAATATTTTGGCAATGACCCGCCTTGCCCGTCATTATAAAATCCAATCCATCATTGGTATACCTACTCCTTTCTATTTGCCACAGGCAGATGAAGGAAGTCATTTCTTCATGGATCTAAAAGGGATGTACCTGCGCCTTCGCGAATACATTCAAACCTTGAAGCGATTTGCTTTGGATGATAATCAGCCAATCATTGATTTTTCTTTAAACATGCATGCCGGATTATTCCTGGAAGATGGATTACATCCGAATAAAGAAGGACATCAAATTATGGCAATTAATGCCAAAGAAAGCTTATCCGGCATTTTATTAAAACAATGA
- a CDS encoding hydrogenase maturation protease, with amino-acid sequence MKILIYGYGNPGRQDDGLGNAFVERMEEWAKENNIEGLEFDSNYQLNIEDAHAIADKELVIFVDASVEELDDFCISKVTENSKITFTTHAASPGYIVDLCKEIYKSAPPTYLIHIKGYEWEFMEGLTSKAIENMEMAFEYLKPFILSPHSLIDETADLKICGK; translated from the coding sequence ATGAAAATTTTAATATACGGTTACGGCAACCCTGGCCGACAAGATGATGGATTAGGCAATGCTTTTGTTGAACGAATGGAAGAATGGGCTAAGGAAAACAATATAGAGGGCCTTGAATTTGACAGCAACTATCAGTTAAATATTGAAGATGCGCATGCCATTGCCGATAAAGAATTGGTGATTTTTGTGGATGCTTCGGTTGAGGAGCTGGATGATTTTTGTATCTCAAAAGTAACCGAAAACTCTAAAATTACATTTACTACTCATGCTGCCTCACCGGGCTATATTGTTGACTTGTGCAAGGAAATTTATAAATCAGCACCTCCTACCTATTTAATTCATATCAAAGGTTATGAATGGGAATTTATGGAAGGTTTAACTTCTAAGGCAATTGAAAATATGGAGATGGCTTTTGAATATCTAAAGCCCTTTATTTTAAGTCCTCATTCATTGATTGATGAGACTGCTGATCTTAAAATTTGTGGTAAATAA
- a CDS encoding redox-sensing transcriptional repressor Rex, with the protein MKLPKKTVQRLSRYRRLLVKYKYVKDSFIYSHDLARLLNLNPVQVRRDLMLIGSSGNHRKGYNVNELNALIGVTIDSNEYQNICIIGAGRLGRAILDYVTGEDINLKVKAIFDIDPQLIDKSFNKVPCYDIGKLNKIILEKNITVGVIAIPSEFATSIASILLDSGIKSILNFTSVHLDLPKSVYLKEFDIVTTLEEMAYFVKCN; encoded by the coding sequence ATGAAGTTACCAAAGAAAACGGTCCAGCGTTTAAGTCGTTACAGAAGATTACTGGTGAAATATAAATACGTGAAAGACTCTTTTATTTACTCACATGATTTGGCGAGATTATTAAATCTAAATCCCGTTCAGGTTCGAAGAGATTTAATGTTAATCGGATCATCCGGTAATCATCGCAAAGGTTATAATGTAAACGAATTAAATGCCTTAATTGGGGTCACAATAGATAGTAATGAGTATCAAAACATTTGTATCATAGGTGCCGGACGGTTGGGCAGGGCTATCTTGGATTATGTTACCGGAGAAGATATTAATTTGAAGGTAAAAGCAATTTTTGACATTGACCCTCAACTAATAGATAAATCGTTTAATAAAGTGCCATGTTATGACATTGGTAAATTAAATAAAATCATCCTTGAAAAGAACATAACCGTCGGAGTTATTGCGATACCATCGGAATTTGCTACTTCTATAGCTTCGATATTATTGGATTCAGGAATTAAAAGTATTCTGAATTTCACTTCTGTTCATCTTGATTTGCCAAAGTCAGTGTACCTCAAAGAATTTGATATAGTTACTACCCTGGAGGAAATGGCCTACTTTGTAAAGTGTAATTAA
- a CDS encoding (2Fe-2S)-binding protein, whose product MSEKIKFTIDGKECFAEQGQNVLDASRDNGVYIPFLCHVKGIKEAGSCRVCNVKIAGRTMTACTTPVAAGMAVENDTPELRDLRLAIIEALFVEGNHFCPSCEKSGNCELQALAYKYQMMVPRFPYQFPQKQVDAENSKILIDRNRCILCKRCIRSFKDEKGRSLFAFKSRGHKLQICIDKECAADITDDMAQEIMNICPVGALIKKEKGFNEPIGTRKYDKQAIGSDITSVI is encoded by the coding sequence ATGAGCGAAAAAATAAAATTCACCATCGATGGTAAAGAGTGTTTTGCAGAACAGGGACAAAATGTTTTAGATGCATCTCGCGATAATGGAGTTTATATTCCATTTTTATGCCATGTGAAAGGAATTAAAGAAGCAGGATCTTGTAGGGTATGTAATGTTAAAATTGCAGGCCGAACAATGACCGCATGTACTACTCCTGTAGCAGCAGGGATGGCAGTTGAAAATGACACCCCTGAATTGCGTGACTTAAGATTAGCAATTATTGAAGCATTATTTGTTGAAGGCAACCATTTCTGTCCATCTTGTGAAAAGAGTGGAAATTGCGAACTTCAGGCTTTGGCTTATAAATATCAAATGATGGTTCCCCGATTCCCATATCAGTTTCCACAAAAGCAGGTTGATGCTGAAAATTCAAAAATCTTAATCGACCGTAACCGTTGTATTTTATGTAAACGATGTATCAGATCATTTAAAGATGAAAAAGGCAGAAGTTTATTTGCTTTCAAGTCAAGAGGTCATAAATTACAAATTTGCATTGATAAAGAATGTGCCGCTGATATTACCGATGATATGGCTCAGGAAATCATGAACATTTGTCCGGTTGGGGCTTTAATCAAAAAAGAAAAAGGCTTTAACGAACCAATTGGCACACGTAAATATGATAAACAAGCGATCGGTAGCGATATTACCAGTGTAATTTAG